The window GCAGTGCCCGTGGACGCAGCCGCGGTGGTGGCAGTGGTGGTCGCGGCCACCTCTTCGGCCACCGTCGCCGCTACTTCCTCGGTGGCAACCGTTCCCGACGGCTCGGAGTCGCCGGAGGATGTGGAAGCCTGCGCCGAGGTTGTGGTGACCAGGCTGGTGGTGGCGGTGACCCCGGCGGAGGCCTCGGTAGTCTCGGGAGGAGTCTCATCGCCTCCGCCGCACGCCGCCATGACCATGGCTATTGCTGCTACTAGTAACGCCCGGTTTCTCAAGACATCTCCTTCACACGACCAGCCGACCCGATTCCCTGTCGTCTCGACATGCGAAAACCCGCCGCCGCGCCCGATTTTCGCGTTCTAGGCACCAGTACGCTAACAGCATAGGAGAACAAACTCTCCCTTTCTACGGTTTTCTCGCTCTCGAAACCCCACGCAAGGCTCGAGAACGTCCACGCTTAGCAGGAGAGGCAGAGCGACTACTCGCGAGCCGGCACCGACAGTGCCCGCTCGCCCATCCAGATCGTCAAACCTCGGCACTCACCGCCGAGGAGGTCATGCAGGAACCCCGCCTCCCGACCATCGACGGTCAGCTCCCACCGGGCCTTGACGGCAATCCACGAGGCGGCGTAAGCGCACCTGTGATCGGGATTGGGCGGCATCCATTGCGCCGGGTCGTGGGCGCCCTTGGCCTCGTTTACGGCGGCCGTAACCGCGGCCAGGCCGTCAAGGTCGTTGGCAAAGGCCCGCCGACGGCCCGGACCCCAGGCATGAGCACCCGAGTCCCATGCTTCCTGCAAGGGCACCACATGGTCAACGTGCAAACCGGCGGGCGAGCCTTCCACCCAGGCATCGTCATAAGCCGAGTACCAGACACCGGAGACGATCCGGCACCCCGGGCCGCTACCCAGATGGAGACCGGAATGGGCATCCCTCAGAAGAACCTCCCTGCGGGTATCACATCCGTCCGCGTCCTCGTCCGTCCAATGAACGAACAGGTCCCGGTCGTACCCGGTCCATCTTTCGCGGGCAATGACCAGACGATCGAGAAGATCGACCACCCGAACCCGGTTCCAAGTACTGCCTTCGGAGTGGAAGAAGGCCGCAAGGGAGCGCGCAGACGCATCATCGCCGCTATCCGCGCCGGATCCGCTGCATGAGACCGCCAGAAGGATCACCAGGATGAGAGTGGGAAGCAGATGGCCGCGCCGACGGGGCCACCGGTGGAAGAGTGTGGGCGCTACTGGGATCGAACCAGTGACCTCTGCCGTGTGAAGGCAGCGCTCTCCCGCTGAGCTAAGCGCCCGGGGGCAGCAAGTGTAGCCGGGCCCGGCGGGTGCGCCGCGACCGATCCGAGACGAATTGTCATTGCTCATGACCCCATCTATAACCCCTTCCTATGACACGGACGGAGCGGGCGCCATCAGCCTGACGCGCCAGGAGTTCGAGCGGATCGTCGATCAGGTTCTCGATGAAATACCCGGTGACATCGCCGGAAAACTCGACAACCTGGTGGTGGTGGTCGAGGAGCGGCATCCCTCGGGCGAGGATCTCCTCGGCCTTTATGAAGGCATCTCGCTGGCCGATCGCGGCATGGACTATGCGGGCGTTCTACCGGATCGGATCACCATCTATATGGACAGCCACATCGAAATGGAACTCGACCGGGTTGACACTATCGAGGAGATCCGCCGGACCGTCCTGCACGAGATCGGCCATCACCTGGGAATCGACGACGCCCGATTGTCGGAACTGGGATGGGTCTAGGGAGGCGCCGACAAAAGGTGGCTAGCTTGGCCCGAGTCGGCTGACTTCGAGTTTGTTATCACCCGTCGGGTCTGACTGGACGTCTAGTACCTCTAGATGCGCCGCGTGCGCTTGACTCCCGCAGCCTTTAGTGCCCTGGCGGGTACACCAACCTCACGCCAGGTGTGGTAGCTGATCCCGTTTCGCTCAGAATACGAATCCACAACCCCGATGAAATCTGCCTCCAAGGCGTCAAAGTCGATCGAGGTGTCCACGTCCTTGAGCTTGTCCTCCGTGTCGAAACGCTTCTGAATCAGCTTGACACGCCGTAGGAGATTGTCCTCGTTGGCGATGTCATCGCGCAACCGCTCGATCCTCTGCTCCAGGACTTTGGCGCGTGCCGCGCCGCCGGGTTGGCCGGCCTCCAATGCCTTCAGATACCTCGTGACTTTGGCGGCTTCGCGCTTGCCCTTCGCAAGAGCCGCCTTGTGCTCTTCAC is drawn from bacterium and contains these coding sequences:
- a CDS encoding HNH endonuclease family protein; the protein is MILLAVSCSGSGADSGDDASARSLAAFFHSEGSTWNRVRVVDLLDRLVIARERWTGYDRDLFVHWTDEDADGCDTRREVLLRDAHSGLHLGSGPGCRIVSGVWYSAYDDAWVEGSPAGLHVDHVVPLQEAWDSGAHAWGPGRRRAFANDLDGLAAVTAAVNEAKGAHDPAQWMPPNPDHRCAYAASWIAVKARWELTVDGREAGFLHDLLGGECRGLTIWMGERALSVPARE
- a CDS encoding metallopeptidase family protein yields the protein MTPSITPSYDTDGAGAISLTRQEFERIVDQVLDEIPGDIAGKLDNLVVVVEERHPSGEDLLGLYEGISLADRGMDYAGVLPDRITIYMDSHIEMELDRVDTIEEIRRTVLHEIGHHLGIDDARLSELGWV